A genomic stretch from Persephonella sp. includes:
- the tnpA gene encoding IS200/IS605 family transposase, with product MVEIKSNKHSKWQTAYHIVWIPKYRKPILKGKIEERLKELIFEIADEYGFDILALEIMPDHIHLFVSAPPKYAPATLVKLFKGITARKLFKEFPELKKQFRKGHLWTPSYYLGTAGNVSADTIKRYIDNF from the coding sequence ATGGTTGAAATAAAGAGCAATAAGCATTCAAAATGGCAAACAGCTTACCATATAGTTTGGATACCAAAATACAGAAAACCTATTTTAAAAGGTAAGATTGAAGAAAGATTGAAGGAGCTGATTTTTGAAATAGCTGATGAATACGGATTTGACATATTAGCATTAGAGATAATGCCAGACCATATACATTTGTTTGTATCAGCTCCACCTAAATATGCACCTGCAACATTGGTTAAGCTATTCAAGGGCATTACTGCAAGGAAACTATTTAAAGAGTTTCCAGAACTAAAAAAGCAGTTTAGAAAAGGTCATCTATGGACACCATCTTACTACTTAGGAACTGCTGGCAATGTATCAGCAGACACAATCAAAAGGTATATAGACAATTTTTAA